A single window of Syntrophus aciditrophicus SB DNA harbors:
- a CDS encoding NAD-dependent epimerase gives MTERGNILVTGAAGFIGFHLSRRLLAAGHSVVGLDNLNDYYDVRLKEARLARLTPHPNFRFVRQGLEEREKLHALFAAESFATVVNLAAQAGVRYSLTNPYAYIDSNIVGFVNLLEGCRHYGVRHLVYASSSSVYGANTAMPFSVHHNVDHPVSLYAATKKANELMAHTYSSLYGIPATGLRFFTVYGPWGRPDMALFLFTRAILEGRPIDVFNYGKMRRDFTYVDDIVEGVVRVMDRIPEGNPAWSGDHPDPGTSYAPYKIYNIGNNNPVELLSFIEALEDCLGKKAEKNFLPLQAGDVPATYADVDDLMRDVGFQPSTPIEEGIRRFVTWYREYYAL, from the coding sequence ATGACTGAAAGAGGAAACATACTGGTCACCGGCGCCGCGGGATTCATCGGCTTTCATCTGTCGCGGCGGCTGCTGGCGGCGGGACATTCGGTCGTCGGCCTGGACAACCTGAACGACTACTACGACGTCCGCCTGAAGGAGGCCCGCCTGGCCCGCCTGACGCCCCATCCCAATTTCCGGTTTGTCCGCCAGGGTCTGGAAGAGCGGGAGAAACTGCACGCCCTCTTTGCCGCGGAGAGCTTCGCGACCGTCGTCAACCTGGCCGCCCAGGCGGGGGTGCGCTATTCCCTGACCAATCCCTACGCCTACATCGACAGCAACATCGTCGGCTTTGTCAATCTCCTCGAAGGGTGCCGCCATTACGGAGTCCGGCACCTGGTTTACGCCTCCTCCAGTTCCGTCTACGGCGCCAACACGGCGATGCCCTTCTCCGTACACCATAACGTGGATCATCCCGTTTCCCTGTATGCCGCCACCAAAAAGGCCAACGAGCTGATGGCGCACACCTATTCCAGCCTCTACGGAATACCCGCCACGGGCCTTCGCTTTTTCACGGTTTACGGCCCCTGGGGCCGCCCGGACATGGCCCTGTTTCTTTTTACCCGGGCGATTCTCGAAGGCCGTCCCATCGATGTCTTCAACTACGGAAAAATGCGGAGGGACTTCACCTATGTCGATGACATCGTCGAGGGGGTGGTGCGGGTGATGGACCGAATTCCCGAGGGCAATCCGGCCTGGAGCGGCGACCATCCCGATCCCGGAACCAGCTATGCCCCCTATAAAATTTACAACATCGGGAACAACAACCCCGTGGAACTGCTCTCCTTCATCGAGGCGCTGGAGGACTGCCTGGGGAAAAAGGCCGAAAAGAACTTCCTGCCCCTGCAGGCCGGCGATGTACCCGCCACCTATGCCGATGTGGACGACCTGATGCGGGATGTGGGCTTCCAGCCGTCCACCCCCATCGAGGAAGGCATCCGGCGGTTTGTGACGTGGTATCGGGAGTATTACGCGCTGTAA
- a CDS encoding glycosyltransferase, whose product MIPLYVPKPNTDMYPKVTLFVYTYNHERFIQQAIEGAFAQDYPNLEIILSDDCSADSTFDIMQRMAERYSGPYKIVLNRNEHNLGITNHLNKIMTIGHGDWFVLCAGDDVSTHDRVSRIMKAVSQCQTILAVNTAYNTIDEDGRITGYCGFKKDNLVALGATGAWRRTLFDYFGPITHQTVGEDEVIPVRAILLGKLLFMNYPTILYRHHTHSISSPTEVTHISAIQHMKSLHLSRIASLSQRLDDLEMAYRRKIITNNNYEYLHLIYKKEIVSLEKLINEKTIIEKIYQSSVYERFKYLRGIRLGKSVPAVKRLKTFLLSFKTIYILNHKIKRSRILSEFIADDIVIDMDYFVNKEHGLMMWR is encoded by the coding sequence ATGATCCCTTTGTATGTTCCAAAGCCAAATACAGACATGTATCCCAAAGTTACCCTTTTTGTTTATACATATAACCACGAAAGATTCATTCAGCAGGCCATCGAAGGGGCATTTGCACAAGATTATCCAAATCTTGAGATTATTTTATCAGATGATTGTTCCGCGGACAGTACGTTTGACATCATGCAACGGATGGCAGAGAGATATTCCGGACCATACAAAATCGTCCTCAATCGAAACGAGCATAATCTTGGTATAACAAATCATTTAAACAAGATAATGACAATTGGTCATGGTGATTGGTTTGTTCTATGTGCCGGTGATGATGTTTCAACCCATGACAGAGTATCCAGGATAATGAAAGCTGTTTCACAATGTCAAACGATCCTAGCAGTCAACACTGCCTACAACACCATTGATGAAGATGGCAGAATCACAGGTTATTGTGGGTTCAAAAAAGATAACCTTGTAGCCTTGGGGGCTACGGGTGCATGGAGACGAACTCTCTTCGATTATTTTGGTCCCATTACCCATCAAACTGTAGGAGAAGATGAAGTGATCCCAGTAAGGGCAATTCTTTTAGGGAAGCTGTTGTTCATGAACTACCCTACGATCCTCTACAGACATCATACCCACAGTATTTCTAGCCCAACGGAAGTGACTCACATCTCTGCCATTCAGCATATGAAATCATTGCATCTTTCACGGATCGCCTCTCTTTCTCAGCGTCTGGATGATTTGGAAATGGCATACCGCAGGAAAATCATAACAAATAATAATTATGAGTATTTACATCTAATTTATAAAAAAGAGATCGTGTCCTTGGAAAAGCTAATAAATGAAAAAACTATAATAGAAAAAATATATCAATCGTCGGTGTATGAAAGATTTAAGTATCTGAGGGGAATACGTTTGGGCAAAAGTGTCCCGGCTGTAAAAAGGTTGAAAACATTTCTCCTGTCCTTCAAGACTATATATATACTGAACCATAAAATAAAACGGTCGCGTATTTTATCCGAATTTATAGCAGACGATATCGTCATTGACATGGATTACTTCGTCAACAAAGAACATGGCCTCATGATGTGGCGATAA
- a CDS encoding MBOAT family O-acyltransferase has protein sequence MLFNSLEFALFFSLTGLVYFLSPFRLRVPLLVVASYIFYITWRWEYAFLLLAQTGINFGCGWAISCSKSQRSRSLWLACAVVSSLGILFLFKYYNFFLDALGFVIPASSEKTGLAAMNIAIPVGISFYTLQALGYSFDVYRGKIEREKDPVQFALFVGFFPQLLSGPIERAGNMLKQFRPENAFDLDRMYSGLALMLWGLFKKVVIADRLAVYVNLVYNDPQGFSGPTLLLATYFFAFQIYCDFSGYSDMAIGAARVLGYDIMTNFRLPYFADSISDFWHRWHISLSTWFRDYLYIPLGGNRGSLFRQQANILMVFAVSGLWHGANWTFVLWGALHGFYYILERVFGGPAARLCAILGVQGSLLKGLKIFIIFHLVTLAWVFFKARSVTDALHVLRGIFTNFGGALYLGPSQLTTLIGASLIFLLMIVQFFQYRGLIPLLRAERSFPIYIRWPAYAAMIFGISIFGISSNEFIYFQF, from the coding sequence ATGCTTTTCAACTCTCTTGAATTTGCCCTGTTCTTTTCCCTGACCGGTCTGGTTTATTTTCTCTCGCCATTCCGGCTGAGAGTTCCTCTTCTCGTTGTTGCCAGTTACATTTTCTACATAACCTGGCGCTGGGAATATGCTTTTCTGCTGCTCGCACAGACAGGGATCAATTTCGGTTGCGGCTGGGCGATCTCCTGCTCAAAGTCACAACGTTCCCGCTCTTTATGGCTTGCCTGTGCGGTTGTTTCCAGCTTGGGAATTCTGTTCCTGTTCAAGTATTATAATTTCTTCCTTGATGCTCTCGGTTTTGTGATTCCTGCATCGTCAGAAAAAACCGGACTTGCGGCGATGAACATCGCCATTCCCGTTGGCATATCCTTCTATACCCTGCAGGCCCTGGGGTATTCCTTTGATGTCTACAGGGGGAAAATTGAACGGGAAAAAGATCCGGTGCAATTCGCACTTTTCGTCGGATTTTTCCCCCAGCTTCTCTCCGGTCCCATCGAACGTGCCGGAAACATGCTCAAGCAGTTTCGGCCGGAAAATGCGTTCGATCTGGACAGAATGTACTCCGGCCTTGCCCTCATGCTCTGGGGGCTCTTCAAGAAGGTCGTGATCGCCGACCGCCTGGCTGTTTATGTCAATCTGGTCTACAACGATCCCCAAGGCTTTTCAGGCCCGACCCTTCTTCTGGCCACCTATTTCTTTGCGTTTCAGATCTACTGCGACTTTTCCGGATACTCGGACATGGCGATCGGCGCTGCACGGGTCCTGGGCTACGACATCATGACCAATTTCCGGCTTCCCTATTTCGCCGATTCCATCTCGGATTTCTGGCACCGCTGGCACATTTCGCTTTCTACATGGTTCCGGGATTACCTGTATATCCCGCTGGGAGGGAACCGGGGAAGCCTTTTCCGCCAACAGGCCAACATCCTGATGGTCTTTGCGGTCAGCGGCCTCTGGCATGGCGCGAACTGGACGTTTGTTCTCTGGGGGGCGCTCCACGGCTTCTATTATATACTGGAGCGGGTTTTTGGGGGTCCGGCTGCGCGACTCTGCGCCATTCTGGGTGTCCAAGGGTCCCTTTTGAAAGGATTGAAGATTTTCATTATCTTCCACCTTGTCACTCTGGCCTGGGTATTTTTCAAGGCCCGCTCTGTGACTGATGCACTCCATGTCCTTCGAGGCATTTTTACGAATTTCGGAGGGGCGCTCTACCTTGGCCCTTCACAGTTGACAACGCTCATCGGCGCATCTCTGATCTTTCTTCTCATGATCGTTCAATTCTTCCAGTATCGCGGTCTGATACCCCTGCTCAGAGCCGAACGCAGCTTCCCGATCTACATCCGCTGGCCGGCCTATGCTGCCATGATTTTCGGGATCTCCATCTTCGGAATCAGCAGCAATGAATTCATCTATTTCCAGTTTTAG
- a CDS encoding class I SAM-dependent methyltransferase translates to MPNDKLRISSHYLGDSGKKYFEDGFKKESEPGRLFQSRYFQPYCDRDIDLLDFGCADGFILRSLPARRRIGIEVNPAARQRCEELCLKENTSIELHDTLTCVENEAVDTIISNHCLEHVPNPMENLEHMKRCLRPRGYLVLVVPFDDWRNAQHRVWQPNNKDHHLYTWSPMNLGNMVSEAGFQIVSVSLCSQAWSPKIIWIQRKMGDFFFKIACRVLSIIKNRREVLLVARKPCVQSCHY, encoded by the coding sequence ATGCCGAATGACAAGTTACGTATTAGCTCACATTATCTTGGTGATTCGGGTAAAAAATACTTTGAAGATGGTTTTAAGAAGGAGAGTGAACCGGGACGACTATTCCAATCAAGATATTTCCAACCATACTGCGACAGGGATATAGATTTGCTCGATTTTGGCTGTGCCGATGGGTTCATCCTTAGGTCTCTGCCGGCCAGACGAAGAATAGGAATCGAAGTCAACCCCGCTGCCCGTCAACGTTGTGAGGAGTTGTGTCTCAAGGAAAACACGTCTATTGAACTCCACGATACTCTAACCTGTGTCGAAAATGAAGCGGTGGATACCATCATTTCAAACCATTGCCTTGAGCATGTTCCCAACCCCATGGAGAACCTTGAACACATGAAGCGATGCTTGAGACCGCGAGGTTACTTGGTTTTGGTAGTACCTTTTGATGATTGGAGAAATGCACAACACCGGGTTTGGCAACCAAATAATAAAGACCATCACCTCTATACCTGGTCCCCAATGAATTTGGGAAACATGGTGTCCGAGGCAGGGTTCCAGATCGTTTCCGTATCCCTTTGCTCCCAGGCATGGAGTCCGAAAATCATCTGGATTCAGAGAAAAATGGGCGATTTCTTCTTCAAAATTGCCTGCCGTGTACTTAGTATTATCAAGAACCGGCGTGAAGTCTTACTTGTGGCCAGGAAGCCTTGCGTACAGAGCTGTCATTATTAG
- a CDS encoding glycosyltransferase family 2 protein: MDLVSIIIPAYNAEATLKRCLDSVFFQTYREHQVIVINDGSTDNTRGIASEYKDAIEYIEQDNQGPGRSRNVGLGRAKGSFIAFLDADDYWLPAFLSKCLIFMKENHDAAAVTTGQYIKLWGHSDIIRPPILNEPSCRKVPFIIDNFFSFWAAQNHVVTGASLIRRNVIERAGYQRTDFRVCEDLEYWGYLATFGKWGFIPEVLWIGDPTPAVASQGWLKKHLRRWANLPTLDQWEKRILPRLSTEDLPGFHRVKGRVAASLVHQNILAGNDREAKRILNQLGNNVPESRIMKLLQTGIKGGAVGWYLVCQMIRLRERLKSNAVAISSRHISR; encoded by the coding sequence ATGGATCTCGTTTCAATTATAATTCCAGCTTACAACGCTGAAGCAACTCTTAAGCGTTGTTTAGACAGTGTATTTTTTCAGACATATCGTGAACATCAAGTTATCGTCATCAACGATGGCTCAACTGATAACACCAGGGGCATTGCCTCTGAATACAAGGATGCCATTGAGTACATTGAACAGGATAATCAAGGGCCAGGGCGGTCAAGAAATGTCGGGTTAGGTCGTGCGAAAGGCAGCTTCATTGCTTTTTTGGATGCTGACGACTACTGGTTGCCAGCATTTTTGTCTAAGTGTTTAATTTTTATGAAAGAAAACCACGATGCTGCTGCGGTTACAACGGGGCAGTATATCAAACTGTGGGGTCATTCTGATATCATTCGTCCCCCAATTCTTAACGAGCCCAGCTGCCGAAAAGTCCCTTTTATTATTGATAATTTTTTTTCTTTTTGGGCTGCCCAGAATCACGTGGTCACTGGTGCAAGTCTAATAAGACGAAATGTCATTGAAAGAGCTGGCTATCAAAGGACCGATTTCCGTGTGTGTGAAGATCTTGAGTACTGGGGATATCTGGCAACGTTTGGCAAATGGGGATTCATACCCGAAGTCCTGTGGATCGGGGACCCGACACCGGCAGTGGCATCCCAGGGGTGGTTGAAAAAGCACTTGCGGCGGTGGGCGAACCTGCCGACCCTCGACCAGTGGGAGAAGCGGATCCTGCCGAGGCTCAGCACGGAAGACTTGCCTGGCTTCCACAGGGTAAAGGGCCGGGTGGCTGCAAGCCTCGTTCATCAGAATATCCTTGCCGGAAATGACAGGGAAGCGAAGCGCATTCTAAACCAATTGGGTAATAATGTTCCGGAGAGCCGCATTATGAAATTATTACAGACCGGCATCAAGGGGGGAGCTGTGGGATGGTATCTTGTTTGTCAAATGATCCGGTTGCGCGAAAGACTGAAATCAAATGCAGTCGCTATTTCCAGCCGGCACATCTCAAGATAA
- a CDS encoding nucleotide sugar dehydrogenase produces the protein MNRVVSVIGLGYVGLPVAVAFGKRKRTVGFDINSTRIAELRKGHDRTGEVTPEDLAAADILFTSDINELRQADFHIVAVPTPVDNANQPDLTPVLRASETAGKALKKGDIVVYESTVYPGVTEEECVPILERVSGLTCGTDFTVGYSPERINPGDKEHTFTKIKKVVSGQDAETLEIVASVYESVVTAGVHRAPTIKVAEAAKVIENTQRDLNIALMNELALIFDRLGIDTGDVLEAAGTKWNFLGFRPGLVGGHCIGVDPYYLTHKAEMIGYIPQVILAGRRINDSMGKYIAQQAVREMILAGHNVLDARVTVLGLTFKEDCPDLRNSRVIDIIRELEGYGVQLQVSDPMADGEEARHEYGVALTPLDRLLPASAVIVAVAHQAYRGMTPDQLAALTLGRPVVLDVKGIFDRQALADAGIRLWRL, from the coding sequence ATGAATAGAGTTGTTTCAGTGATAGGCCTTGGATACGTCGGGTTGCCGGTGGCCGTGGCTTTTGGAAAACGGAAAAGGACGGTCGGCTTCGACATCAATTCGACCCGCATTGCCGAGCTCCGCAAGGGACACGACCGCACCGGCGAGGTGACGCCCGAGGATCTGGCTGCCGCGGATATCCTCTTCACCAGTGACATCAACGAGCTGCGGCAGGCCGATTTTCATATCGTCGCCGTCCCCACGCCGGTGGATAACGCCAATCAGCCCGATCTGACCCCCGTCCTGCGCGCGTCGGAAACCGCGGGGAAGGCCCTGAAGAAGGGGGATATCGTCGTCTATGAATCGACGGTCTATCCCGGCGTCACGGAAGAGGAATGCGTGCCGATCCTCGAACGGGTTTCCGGCCTGACCTGCGGGACCGATTTCACCGTCGGGTACAGCCCGGAACGGATCAACCCCGGCGATAAGGAGCACACCTTCACTAAAATCAAAAAGGTCGTCTCCGGCCAGGACGCCGAAACGCTGGAGATCGTGGCCTCGGTTTACGAGTCCGTGGTGACGGCCGGCGTCCATCGCGCCCCGACGATCAAGGTTGCCGAGGCGGCCAAGGTCATCGAGAACACCCAGCGCGACCTGAACATCGCCCTGATGAACGAACTGGCCCTGATCTTCGATCGGCTGGGCATCGACACCGGCGACGTCCTGGAGGCGGCGGGCACCAAATGGAACTTCCTCGGCTTCCGGCCGGGGCTGGTCGGCGGGCACTGCATCGGCGTCGATCCCTATTACCTGACCCACAAGGCCGAGATGATCGGCTACATCCCCCAGGTGATCCTCGCCGGCCGCCGCATCAACGATTCCATGGGGAAATACATCGCCCAGCAGGCCGTCAGGGAGATGATCCTTGCCGGCCACAATGTCCTGGACGCCCGCGTCACGGTGCTGGGGCTGACATTCAAGGAAGACTGCCCCGACCTGCGCAACTCCCGCGTCATCGACATCATCCGGGAGCTGGAGGGGTACGGCGTTCAGTTGCAGGTCTCCGACCCGATGGCTGATGGGGAGGAGGCCCGGCACGAATACGGTGTCGCTCTGACCCCCCTTGACCGGCTGCTGCCCGCCTCCGCAGTGATCGTGGCCGTTGCGCATCAGGCCTATCGCGGCATGACGCCGGATCAACTCGCGGCGCTGACTCTGGGCAGACCGGTGGTGCTGGATGTCAAGGGAATCTTTGACCGGCAGGCCCTGGCGGATGCCGGAATCCGCCTGTGGAGACTCTGA
- a CDS encoding lipopolysaccharide biosynthesis protein codes for MSDSLKNTTIRNIGYTSITKVIQIVTSAIANIILTRTLLPNDYGIVGFAVIFISFLAQFGDLGIGSAIIQKKDLNDDELYTAFTIKILLSLVLFLFAFIFAPLTIRFFDNQAIVPVIRVLAFTFVLNTFSFLPNVLLTRDLNYKKISCANIVSAIINSSVAVVLALTGFKYWSLVIAGICMTLSLSVLVNIFRPVRYRFAYNSDAARNFLKYGGNLFLAGFSVFLIFNADNFIIGSVKGATNLGYYSVAFTWGTMVCSMIGSMVLNVLFPTFSKIQGNRDRLKRAYLRILQYVSFGGLLINMTLFVASRDFLLIVLGHNTDKWMPALSALRILCFYGIARLLLEPVGSVMMALGRTDILKKANFLAAAIELGGLYPVLYFYGIEGVAVLVTCAYISQYLLYYLTLRGELQIGFKELCTCVNPALMAVVPLVILFFAGEAKHSDSIPIFIVKLIGCTCMYLITYGLITKWSLYKDMRRQLLNLDIR; via the coding sequence ATGTCTGATTCATTAAAAAATACGACAATTCGCAATATAGGCTACACCTCAATTACTAAGGTCATACAAATTGTTACCAGTGCGATCGCAAACATTATTCTTACCAGGACTCTGCTTCCAAACGATTACGGTATTGTCGGTTTTGCCGTTATTTTCATATCTTTTCTTGCTCAGTTTGGTGATCTTGGTATCGGTAGTGCTATTATCCAAAAAAAGGATCTTAACGATGACGAGCTCTATACAGCCTTTACTATTAAAATATTACTTAGTTTAGTACTTTTTCTTTTCGCTTTTATATTTGCTCCTCTAACAATTCGCTTTTTTGACAATCAGGCAATAGTTCCCGTAATACGTGTTCTCGCATTTACCTTTGTATTGAATACCTTCTCTTTTCTACCCAATGTTCTTCTAACCCGCGATTTGAACTATAAAAAAATATCCTGTGCCAATATTGTTTCAGCGATAATCAATTCCAGCGTGGCAGTCGTTTTAGCATTGACGGGTTTTAAGTATTGGAGTCTTGTTATTGCTGGGATATGTATGACTCTTAGTCTTTCTGTCTTGGTTAATATCTTCCGCCCGGTTCGATACAGGTTTGCATACAATTCTGATGCCGCGAGGAACTTTCTGAAATATGGTGGGAATCTCTTTCTGGCAGGCTTCAGTGTCTTTCTAATCTTCAATGCAGATAATTTTATTATTGGTTCCGTGAAAGGCGCAACCAACCTCGGGTATTACAGCGTGGCTTTTACTTGGGGAACCATGGTTTGTAGCATGATAGGATCTATGGTACTGAATGTACTTTTCCCTACATTTTCTAAGATTCAGGGTAATAGGGACCGGCTTAAGAGAGCTTATCTAAGGATACTCCAGTATGTCAGCTTTGGCGGATTACTGATAAATATGACTCTGTTTGTTGCTTCGAGGGATTTCCTGCTGATTGTGTTGGGGCACAATACAGATAAATGGATGCCGGCATTGTCAGCATTACGCATCCTTTGTTTCTATGGGATAGCGAGACTTCTTCTTGAACCGGTTGGATCGGTCATGATGGCTCTCGGTCGGACAGATATTTTGAAGAAAGCTAACTTTCTGGCAGCAGCCATTGAGTTAGGTGGGCTATATCCTGTACTTTATTTTTATGGCATAGAAGGAGTGGCCGTTCTTGTTACGTGTGCTTATATTTCTCAGTATCTTTTGTATTACCTGACATTGAGGGGGGAATTACAAATCGGTTTTAAGGAACTATGTACATGTGTAAACCCGGCACTCATGGCCGTTGTTCCTTTAGTTATATTATTTTTTGCCGGTGAAGCAAAACACAGCGACTCCATACCCATCTTTATAGTCAAATTGATTGGGTGCACTTGCATGTATTTGATCACATATGGCCTGATAACAAAGTGGTCTCTTTATAAAGACATGAGACGCCAACTACTTAATCTGGATATTAGGTGA
- a CDS encoding glycosyltransferase family 2 protein, with amino-acid sequence MLLPPPKVSIVVPVYNVEKYLRRCLNSLIVQTYDDLEIIIVNDCSPDDSERIIQEYQMQDPRIRYLKNDVNLGLGKSRDCGISAATGKYIMFVDSDDFIHHTTIEHCVEWMEKYDSDIVEFKFVYYREGDVIDLDRQKPEYKIEYIAVDNRETDLTCINEKIDGVCWNKLLKTELIKKLGLKFYARFYEDSPFTRAYVMNIKRAVIVSLPLYYYSINPSSITHTTDVHKVIAAVDCSCKALDSFFKFNAPLPIREKYLNSARKSILKLLLTIPTDQRIKVCSYIERKNEMLSGKMHSINLLVLNNHKCLFIGLCFFILGPKFWFKKSILWDQNPLFRRTYEHFRRRLIEKIEKLFHSDNLC; translated from the coding sequence ATGCTTCTCCCCCCCCCCAAAGTCAGCATTGTTGTTCCTGTATATAATGTCGAAAAGTATCTCCGGCGATGTTTGAATAGTCTAATTGTGCAAACATATGATGATCTTGAAATTATTATTGTTAACGATTGTTCCCCCGATGATTCGGAGCGGATAATTCAAGAGTATCAGATGCAAGATCCTCGTATTCGTTATCTGAAAAATGATGTCAATCTTGGATTGGGAAAGAGTCGGGACTGCGGTATAAGCGCTGCCACAGGTAAGTATATCATGTTTGTTGACAGTGATGATTTCATTCATCACACGACAATAGAACATTGTGTTGAATGGATGGAGAAATATGATAGTGATATCGTTGAATTCAAATTTGTCTACTATAGAGAGGGTGATGTAATCGATCTTGATAGACAGAAACCTGAATATAAAATTGAGTATATAGCGGTGGACAATAGGGAAACTGATTTAACCTGTATTAACGAAAAAATCGATGGTGTTTGTTGGAATAAACTATTAAAAACTGAGCTAATCAAGAAACTTGGACTGAAGTTTTATGCAAGATTCTATGAAGATAGCCCGTTCACAAGGGCATATGTAATGAACATCAAGCGAGCAGTAATTGTATCTTTGCCGCTATATTATTATTCTATAAACCCCTCTTCAATAACACATACAACAGATGTCCATAAGGTAATTGCCGCTGTCGATTGTTCTTGCAAAGCACTAGATTCCTTTTTTAAGTTTAATGCGCCCCTTCCGATCCGAGAAAAGTATCTCAACTCCGCACGAAAATCGATCCTGAAATTACTTCTAACTATACCTACGGATCAAAGAATCAAGGTTTGCTCTTACATCGAGCGAAAAAATGAGATGCTAAGCGGTAAAATGCATTCAATAAATCTACTTGTTTTAAATAACCACAAGTGTCTCTTTATTGGTCTATGCTTCTTTATATTGGGACCGAAATTTTGGTTTAAAAAGTCGATTCTATGGGACCAAAATCCATTATTTCGCAGAACATACGAGCATTTCCGCCGAAGATTAATAGAAAAAATAGAAAAGTTATTTCACTCTGATAATCTTTGTTGA
- a CDS encoding glycosyltransferase family 4 protein: protein MKVLVVDNSRWWGGAEKNLQTLVDNRSNAIEFNVLSDYPMSHNITYRDFCGVRYRFDNSYFIRYLDNKYQIKGMRIFRLIYKSLYLIPSLVRYNPDIVHFNLYRSSDILDIIVCKILRKKVVLHIRSLANRIKIAPLTIKLADAVICVSKSVKQGFSFTGNKYHVIYNGIDSKYYHLVPQDQAREKLGINLTSFVIGSIGNLEREKGHDVAVKALKKIIDDGNVVVALIIVGKDSTINESETKRILTLSKDLGVQGHIKIFSISHKDIHYVYSACDIVLTLCIDGEAFGMIPLEAAMHNRPVIATNVGACRETIIHNQTGLLCEPNSPVALVQAIDTIMKDKKYCDQLTESARNRVLHKYSADAYRDSVYKIYITITKENKRKL, encoded by the coding sequence ATGAAAGTGTTGGTTGTTGATAATAGCAGATGGTGGGGTGGGGCAGAAAAAAATCTTCAAACTCTTGTTGATAACAGAAGTAATGCCATTGAATTTAATGTACTGTCTGATTATCCAATGAGTCATAATATTACTTATAGAGATTTTTGTGGTGTCCGATACCGATTTGACAACTCATATTTTATTAGGTATCTGGATAACAAATATCAAATCAAAGGAATGAGAATATTTCGATTGATTTATAAGTCTTTATATTTAATTCCATCTCTTGTAAGGTATAATCCGGATATAGTCCATTTTAATTTATATAGAAGTTCTGATATATTAGATATCATTGTCTGTAAAATCTTAAGAAAGAAAGTGGTATTACATATTCGCTCATTGGCAAATCGAATAAAAATAGCCCCCTTGACAATCAAATTGGCAGACGCAGTGATATGTGTTTCTAAATCAGTCAAACAAGGATTTTCTTTTACTGGCAATAAATATCATGTCATTTATAATGGTATTGACTCAAAGTATTATCATCTTGTTCCCCAAGATCAAGCAAGAGAAAAACTTGGAATCAACTTAACAAGCTTTGTCATCGGGTCGATTGGCAATCTTGAACGTGAGAAAGGTCACGATGTTGCTGTGAAAGCACTGAAAAAAATTATTGATGATGGAAATGTTGTAGTAGCACTAATTATTGTAGGGAAAGATTCAACAATTAATGAGTCGGAAACAAAAAGAATATTAACATTGAGCAAAGATTTAGGTGTTCAAGGCCATATTAAAATATTTTCAATATCTCACAAGGATATTCACTATGTATATAGTGCCTGTGATATTGTGTTGACACTTTGTATCGATGGGGAAGCTTTTGGTATGATTCCTTTAGAAGCAGCAATGCACAATCGTCCCGTTATCGCTACGAATGTAGGTGCATGCAGAGAGACAATCATCCATAACCAAACAGGGCTTTTATGTGAACCTAATTCACCAGTTGCTTTGGTTCAGGCTATTGACACTATTATGAAAGATAAAAAATATTGTGATCAACTTACCGAAAGCGCCAGGAATCGTGTTTTACATAAGTATTCAGCCGATGCATACCGTGATTCAGTATATAAAATTTACATAACGATTACGAAGGAAAATAAGAGAAAACTTTAA